In Alicyclobacillus macrosporangiidus CPP55, a single window of DNA contains:
- a CDS encoding type II toxin-antitoxin system HicA family toxin: MYKQTDHYYYRKVEEDGTIKRTKVSMGSGEIPPKLWLEIRNKQLCVTQEYFNSKI, from the coding sequence TTGTACAAGCAAACGGACCACTACTATTACCGGAAGGTCGAGGAGGACGGCACGATCAAGCGCACCAAAGTTTCAATGGGCAGCGGCGAAATCCCACCGAAACTTTGGCTAGAGATTCGCAATAAGCAGCTGTGCGTGACGCAGGAGTATTTCAACAGCAAGATTTGA
- a CDS encoding helicase C-terminal domain-containing protein yields MRQQYAIGNQHAFAKFIPSVVNAANQPHMPQEVRVGDERVDFIPPNGPDELTAKERRLLEDIQAELAQNRRCVVYVRYSGEIQQDRRIADVLKQHGIRVQVLQATVSPEDRVEWLEEAVKKGTQVVVCNAKLVEVGLDLLDFPTLMFYQFTDEIATMRQAARRAWRIGQHRTCKVFYYVYKGSYEMVQFKRMLQKRSHAMLLEGRLDKSEVAQFIEQDDKSASTYAIANCLGNVEDLAQKWKTLADKDIPSGVILLAEERFKREIQQAMRRLASETRRLAGVPEPEETIQPVAATEVARPAQPAPAGADIIELPLFAVAQDTQDVREAHGTPVAKATAAQDATPLLTYGEWRKQMGMVEKAKRAKKAVADNQIMLFAL; encoded by the coding sequence ATGCGCCAGCAATATGCGATCGGCAACCAACACGCCTTCGCGAAATTCATCCCGTCCGTGGTCAACGCTGCGAATCAACCGCACATGCCACAAGAGGTGCGGGTGGGCGACGAGCGTGTCGATTTCATTCCGCCGAACGGTCCGGACGAGCTAACCGCGAAAGAACGGCGTCTGCTGGAGGACATCCAAGCCGAGTTGGCGCAAAACCGTCGCTGCGTGGTATACGTCCGGTACAGCGGGGAAATCCAGCAGGACCGGCGTATTGCCGATGTGCTCAAGCAGCACGGCATTCGCGTCCAGGTCCTGCAGGCGACCGTCTCACCGGAGGATCGCGTTGAGTGGCTGGAGGAAGCGGTGAAAAAGGGAACGCAGGTTGTGGTCTGCAACGCCAAACTAGTTGAAGTGGGTCTTGACCTGCTGGATTTCCCAACGCTGATGTTCTACCAGTTCACCGACGAGATCGCGACCATGCGGCAGGCGGCACGCCGGGCATGGCGGATCGGCCAACATCGCACCTGCAAGGTGTTCTACTACGTGTACAAGGGCTCGTATGAGATGGTGCAGTTCAAGCGCATGCTGCAAAAACGCAGTCATGCGATGCTCCTGGAGGGCCGCCTCGATAAGTCCGAGGTTGCACAGTTCATCGAGCAGGACGACAAATCGGCCTCCACCTACGCCATTGCCAACTGCCTCGGGAACGTGGAGGACCTGGCGCAGAAGTGGAAGACGCTCGCGGACAAGGACATCCCAAGCGGGGTAATCCTGCTGGCCGAAGAGCGCTTCAAGCGCGAGATTCAGCAGGCGATGCGTCGACTGGCGTCAGAAACACGGCGCTTGGCAGGTGTGCCTGAACCGGAGGAGACCATCCAGCCGGTGGCGGCCACAGAAGTGGCGAGGCCTGCTCAACCTGCCCCGGCCGGCGCGGACATCATTGAGCTGCCGCTGTTTGCTGTGGCTCAAGACACGCAAGACGTCAGGGAAGCGCACGGCACGCCTGTCGCCAAGGCAACCGCGGCCCAGGATGCGACACCGCTGCTGACGTACGGCGAGTGGCGCAAGCAAATGGGCATGGTTGAGAAGGCTAAACGCGCGAAGAAGGCCGTAGCAGACAACCAGATCATGTTGTTCGCACTGTAA
- a CDS encoding Mov34/MPN/PAD-1 family protein — MNTNIQQSTIFDLLPEEERKDLIPLVQEHEKAAKKPVTRTNTTKATAKPAEEPEPDEYDIDRVVYYAGHRLEVPSRTMKLEDVRAWLEQTFPELTKERTEMVYDKKTGHIIPVLKGHKKGAAITVYTEPPAPPVPPVYHLLDREGRVYEVRQTQTGVFTVPLYGQVGLRAPFQLFVPKIPVWCLREIVRRFQFEPDIEHLAYIVYDTDIGYDVVWPEQKASAVTVQGEGFMETEHRFVVAHIHSHGRLPAYWSATDDEDEVRTGLYGVVGRADRERPTLAFRYSCGGKFVKVEASAVFDGPITAVVTPV, encoded by the coding sequence ATGAACACGAACATCCAGCAGTCCACAATTTTCGACCTTCTGCCGGAGGAAGAGCGCAAAGACCTCATCCCGCTGGTGCAGGAACACGAGAAAGCAGCGAAGAAGCCGGTCACTCGCACCAACACGACGAAGGCCACAGCCAAGCCGGCCGAGGAACCGGAACCGGACGAGTACGATATTGACCGCGTTGTGTATTACGCCGGTCACCGGCTCGAAGTACCCAGCCGGACAATGAAACTGGAAGACGTGCGGGCCTGGCTGGAACAGACGTTCCCGGAGCTTACCAAGGAGCGCACGGAGATGGTCTACGATAAGAAAACGGGCCATATCATCCCTGTTCTCAAGGGCCACAAAAAGGGGGCGGCGATTACCGTGTACACGGAGCCGCCGGCCCCGCCGGTGCCTCCGGTGTATCACCTGCTCGACCGGGAAGGCCGTGTCTACGAGGTTCGGCAAACGCAGACGGGCGTCTTCACCGTACCACTGTATGGGCAAGTCGGTCTGCGTGCACCGTTCCAGCTGTTCGTGCCGAAGATCCCAGTCTGGTGTCTGCGCGAGATTGTCCGGCGTTTTCAGTTTGAGCCGGACATCGAACACCTGGCGTACATCGTGTACGACACCGACATTGGCTACGATGTGGTGTGGCCCGAGCAAAAGGCCTCAGCAGTCACCGTACAAGGCGAGGGCTTCATGGAAACTGAACACCGTTTCGTGGTCGCTCACATCCACTCGCACGGCCGGCTACCCGCCTACTGGTCAGCGACAGACGACGAGGACGAGGTACGAACGGGTCTGTACGGGGTAGTTGGAAGAGCGGATCGGGAGAGGCCCACACTTGCCTTCCGGTACTCATGCGGTGGCAAGTTCGTCAAGGTGGAGGCCTCGGCCGTCTTCGACGGTCCCATTACTGCGGTGGTGACTCCCGTATGA
- a CDS encoding ThiF family adenylyltransferase, with protein sequence MSVVKPVRVVDPERTRLILVGVGGTGGYVLQQAARLLYSLKEQGRKVPGVLLIDGDVVEEKNLLRQYFLPQDIGRKKASVLAERYSRAYGLDIAAYPEYLTRETNLQRIGVTDGTIVVGAVDNGSTRRILHEQLHCLNHVVYIDSGNSAVTVPDDPEHVDRYQLAKIKDSGWEGQVVVGVRIRGEDVLPFPGEVFPDLIEEDRLPTEVSCGEVVVSNPQRLMTNLMAATTVLMYLHTLLADGTLLHQRTFFEARRGWMRSEAAIEQLLEVSV encoded by the coding sequence ATGAGCGTGGTGAAACCTGTTCGCGTCGTGGACCCGGAACGCACGCGGTTGATCCTCGTTGGAGTAGGCGGCACGGGCGGCTACGTGTTGCAGCAGGCCGCCCGCCTGCTCTACTCGCTCAAAGAGCAGGGTCGCAAGGTGCCGGGAGTACTGCTGATAGACGGGGATGTGGTGGAGGAGAAAAATCTCCTCCGCCAATACTTCCTCCCGCAGGACATTGGCCGCAAGAAGGCCAGTGTGTTGGCGGAGCGGTACTCCAGGGCCTACGGCCTCGACATCGCGGCCTATCCGGAGTATCTGACGCGAGAGACAAACCTTCAAAGAATCGGCGTCACAGATGGGACGATTGTGGTGGGAGCTGTAGACAACGGTAGCACCCGCCGCATCCTGCATGAGCAGCTGCATTGTCTCAACCACGTTGTGTACATCGACAGCGGCAACAGCGCCGTCACCGTGCCGGATGATCCCGAGCATGTGGACCGATACCAGCTGGCGAAGATCAAAGATTCTGGCTGGGAAGGTCAGGTGGTTGTCGGGGTCCGCATTCGTGGTGAAGACGTTCTGCCGTTTCCGGGCGAGGTGTTCCCCGATCTGATCGAGGAGGACCGATTGCCAACGGAGGTCTCGTGCGGCGAAGTGGTCGTTTCCAATCCGCAGCGCCTGATGACCAACCTCATGGCCGCGACAACGGTGCTCATGTATCTGCACACGCTACTGGCGGACGGCACTTTGTTGCACCAACGGACGTTCTTCGAGGCGCGCCGCGGATGGATGCGGTCGGAGGCTGCCATTGAACAATTACTGGAGGTGTCCGTGTGA
- the tnpA gene encoding IS66 family insertion sequence element accessory protein TnpA, with the protein MTKAELEELRELWRARVADFRASGQTGAAWCAAHQIKEHQLWYWVGKFKAEQVEPQPRFVPS; encoded by the coding sequence GTGACGAAAGCGGAGTTGGAAGAGCTTCGTGAGCTTTGGCGCGCCCGCGTGGCCGACTTCCGGGCCAGCGGACAGACGGGCGCCGCATGGTGTGCTGCCCACCAGATCAAGGAGCACCAGCTGTGGTATTGGGTGGGCAAGTTCAAGGCGGAGCAGGTCGAGCCGCAGCCTCGTTTTGTCCCCTCTTAA
- a CDS encoding IS3 family transposase produces the protein MTAGYVATLVLRIVGVSRSTYYYQLTHEPKPHTTSGGRPIPGFSLTVDGRKVSDEQIKEWIMESITGDGYAYGYRKLTHMLRQDHALVVNEKKVYRLCKELDVLRPQRKLRQKHPRKLAQNRTITAPNQLWEVDVKYGYIAGEDRFFFVLSYIDVYDRQIVGYHIGLTCEARHAVEAFRAALWKRQILQRNLPLPIIRSDNGPQFVSHLFESECERWNVLHERIPPKTPNMNAYIESYHRLLEDECLSMYEFETYAEAYQVVVEFVSRYNNRRLHSSLHYLSPAEFYRRHLETGLQPRRPVRV, from the coding sequence ATCACAGCCGGGTATGTTGCTACTCTCGTGCTGCGCATAGTGGGGGTCTCTCGATCCACTTATTACTATCAATTGACACATGAACCAAAGCCGCATACCACCTCGGGCGGACGGCCAATTCCTGGGTTTTCACTGACTGTGGATGGTCGCAAGGTCAGTGATGAACAGATCAAGGAATGGATTATGGAATCCATCACCGGTGATGGTTACGCATATGGGTACCGCAAGCTGACCCATATGCTCCGACAGGACCATGCACTCGTGGTGAACGAGAAAAAGGTGTACCGCCTGTGTAAGGAACTGGATGTCCTGCGGCCGCAACGGAAACTTCGCCAAAAACACCCGAGGAAGTTGGCACAGAACCGCACCATCACAGCACCGAACCAGCTCTGGGAGGTCGATGTGAAGTACGGATACATCGCAGGAGAGGATCGCTTCTTCTTTGTACTTTCGTACATCGACGTGTACGACAGGCAGATTGTGGGATATCATATCGGTCTAACCTGCGAAGCCAGACATGCCGTTGAAGCTTTTCGGGCAGCACTGTGGAAACGTCAGATTCTTCAGCGGAATTTACCATTGCCCATTATCCGTTCAGACAATGGCCCCCAGTTTGTGAGTCATTTGTTTGAATCGGAGTGTGAGCGATGGAATGTCCTACACGAGCGTATACCGCCCAAAACGCCGAATATGAACGCATACATCGAGTCGTACCACAGGCTTCTCGAGGATGAGTGCTTGTCAATGTACGAGTTCGAGACTTACGCCGAGGCATACCAGGTCGTCGTGGAATTCGTGAGCCGGTACAACAACCGCCGATTGCATTCCAGCTTGCACTACCTGTCGCCGGCCGAGTTCTACCGCCGCCATCTCGAGACAGGGCTCCAGCCCAGACGCCCTGTAAGGGTGTGA
- the tnpB gene encoding IS66 family insertion sequence element accessory protein TnpB (TnpB, as the term is used for proteins encoded by IS66 family insertion elements, is considered an accessory protein, since TnpC, encoded by a neighboring gene, is a DDE family transposase.), which yields MLNIGTGPELRVYLACGSTDMRKSIDGLAALVQESFELDPFSPCIFVFCSRKRDKLKILYWEHNGFWLYYRRLERGRFQWPDTSAGKTVVIGRRELNWLLDGLSLTQQKAHPQVSAKRVV from the coding sequence ATGCTGAACATCGGTACCGGACCGGAACTGCGTGTGTACCTGGCATGCGGCAGCACAGACATGCGCAAATCCATCGACGGCTTGGCAGCCTTGGTTCAGGAGTCTTTCGAGCTGGATCCGTTTTCTCCGTGCATTTTCGTCTTTTGTAGCCGGAAGCGGGACAAGCTGAAAATCCTGTACTGGGAGCACAACGGCTTCTGGCTGTATTACCGACGCCTGGAGCGTGGACGGTTTCAATGGCCTGACACCAGTGCCGGCAAGACTGTCGTCATTGGCCGACGGGAACTGAACTGGCTGCTGGACGGGCTGTCACTCACCCAGCAGAAGGCCCACCCGCAGGTCTCAGCCAAGAGAGTGGTGTGA
- the tnpC gene encoding IS66 family transposase: MNTTTVTTNQPESLQERYEALERENAELKKQVKLLLEELRLARHRHFGKSSERTKEDQVRLDLVFNEAEAEAEPEAEEPTVETVTYQRRKKQPGQREAMLADLPVERIEYRLSEQERICSCCNAVMDEVGAEVRRELKHIPAQTVLVEHVQYKYACRPCDKHGTETPMVKAQMPRPPIPGSLASASMLAHVIDKKYVDGLPLYRQEQQFARKGLALSRQTLANWVVIGATRWLSLVYDRLHEEMLSRKYLHADETTLQVLHEPGRAAESESYMWLYRSGRDGPPIVLFDYQETRSREHPRRFLGGFKGYLHVDGYSGYHDIEGVTLVGCWAHARRKFDEALTALPTAERKKPTAARIGLEYCNRLFKIERGLKDETPEERRAERQRLSRPVLDEFLAWLEEQSGQVVPKSALGKAVSYCLNQWNKLVVFLEDGHLELDNNRSERSIKPFVIGRKNFLFANTPQGARASAIAYSLVETAKENGLDPYLYLEYLFERLPNIRTDDRAAMDALLPWSDRLPERIRRRGKKG; the protein is encoded by the coding sequence ATGAACACGACGACGGTGACCACCAACCAACCGGAATCCCTGCAGGAACGCTACGAAGCGTTGGAGCGGGAAAACGCGGAGCTGAAAAAGCAGGTGAAGCTGCTGTTGGAAGAGCTTCGCCTGGCCCGCCATCGGCATTTCGGGAAATCCAGCGAACGCACGAAAGAGGACCAGGTTCGATTGGACCTGGTGTTTAACGAGGCCGAGGCGGAGGCGGAACCGGAGGCAGAGGAACCCACTGTCGAGACGGTTACGTATCAACGACGCAAGAAACAGCCTGGCCAGCGGGAGGCCATGCTCGCAGATCTGCCTGTGGAGCGGATTGAATACCGTTTGTCGGAGCAAGAGCGGATCTGCTCGTGCTGCAACGCAGTCATGGACGAGGTGGGCGCTGAGGTCCGTCGTGAGCTCAAGCACATCCCGGCTCAGACGGTGCTGGTCGAACATGTGCAGTATAAATACGCGTGCCGGCCGTGTGACAAGCATGGGACCGAAACACCGATGGTCAAGGCGCAGATGCCCAGGCCCCCGATCCCGGGCAGTCTGGCGTCCGCCTCGATGCTGGCACATGTGATTGACAAGAAGTACGTGGACGGATTGCCACTGTACCGGCAGGAGCAGCAGTTCGCCCGGAAGGGCCTGGCATTGTCGCGGCAGACCTTAGCGAACTGGGTCGTGATAGGCGCGACACGATGGCTTAGCCTGGTGTATGACCGACTGCACGAGGAGATGCTTTCACGAAAGTACCTGCACGCGGACGAGACGACGCTACAGGTGCTGCACGAGCCTGGACGGGCGGCCGAGTCGGAGTCGTACATGTGGCTGTACCGCAGCGGCCGGGATGGGCCCCCCATCGTCCTGTTCGACTACCAGGAGACCCGCTCAAGGGAGCATCCAAGGCGGTTCCTCGGGGGATTCAAGGGTTACCTGCATGTGGATGGGTACAGCGGATACCACGACATCGAGGGCGTCACCTTGGTGGGGTGCTGGGCACACGCGAGGCGCAAGTTCGACGAGGCGCTCACAGCTCTGCCGACAGCCGAACGGAAAAAACCGACAGCAGCCCGGATTGGGCTTGAGTACTGCAACAGGCTGTTCAAGATTGAGCGCGGTTTGAAAGACGAGACACCAGAGGAACGTCGTGCCGAACGGCAGAGGCTGAGCCGACCGGTGCTTGACGAGTTTTTAGCATGGCTTGAGGAGCAGAGCGGACAGGTGGTGCCCAAGAGTGCTTTGGGCAAGGCGGTCTCGTATTGCCTGAACCAGTGGAACAAGCTGGTGGTGTTCCTGGAGGACGGCCATCTGGAGTTGGATAACAACCGGAGCGAGCGGTCAATCAAGCCGTTTGTAATTGGTCGCAAGAACTTCCTGTTTGCCAACACCCCACAGGGTGCGAGGGCGAGCGCCATCGCCTACAGCCTGGTGGAGACAGCCAAGGAGAACGGGCTGGACCCGTATTTGTACCTGGAATACCTGTTCGAGCGGCTACCCAACATCCGAACGGATGACCGGGCAGCGATGGACGCGTTGCTCCCGTGGTCAGATCGCCTGCCGGAACGAATCCGGAGACGTGGAAAAAAAGGATAG
- a CDS encoding Imm26 family immunity protein, which produces MKPSRKRPKPGDIFVVQPKQGLYLLGRVIRTNLPSKDGFVRGANLIYIYNKVV; this is translated from the coding sequence ATGAAGCCATCAAGAAAAAGGCCGAAACCGGGTGATATCTTCGTTGTACAACCTAAACAAGGGTTATACTTGTTGGGAAGGGTAATACGTACAAATTTGCCAAGCAAGGACGGCTTTGTACGAGGAGCGAACCTAATTTACATCTACAATAAGGTTGTATAA
- a CDS encoding DUF6431 domain-containing protein: protein MFFVRSAENVPCPCCQGELRVIGSRKRTWVQSSGNKVKLIIRRLRCRDCNKIHHELPSFLVPYRRHEAQVIEDAVTDKATPACVEESTLRRWRQWFEVFAPYAAGCLESIADRFQWTVESSSAHPQTALHRIGRVVGHHPGWLARAVRPIANLHLWRHTRSAC, encoded by the coding sequence GTGTTTTTTGTCCGGAGTGCGGAGAATGTCCCCTGCCCTTGTTGCCAAGGTGAGCTTCGCGTCATCGGGAGTCGGAAAAGGACCTGGGTTCAGAGTTCCGGCAACAAGGTAAAACTCATCATCCGCCGACTGCGCTGCCGGGATTGCAACAAGATCCACCACGAACTGCCAAGCTTTCTGGTTCCCTATCGCCGCCACGAGGCACAGGTCATTGAGGATGCTGTCACGGATAAGGCGACGCCTGCCTGCGTTGAGGAATCAACGCTGCGGCGCTGGCGTCAGTGGTTTGAGGTCTTTGCCCCATATGCCGCCGGCTGCCTGGAGTCCATCGCTGACCGCTTCCAGTGGACTGTGGAGAGTTCGTCCGCTCATCCACAAACCGCACTCCATCGAATCGGACGGGTTGTTGGGCATCATCCCGGTTGGCTGGCGCGTGCTGTCCGACCGATTGCAAATCTACATTTGTGGAGACATACCCGTTCGGCGTGTTGA
- a CDS encoding DDE-type integrase/transposase/recombinase, producing MKDSRKAEEIAANRVQMLSRLLADGLDAGRARQIRAEICAQTGLSERTIRRYLAQYRKEGFEGLKPKAKVYQRPDAIPESLLEQAILLRREVPTRSISQIIQILEWEGYAKPGQIKRSTLQEKLAERGYSSRQMRMYAATGTAARRFQRRHRNELWQSDIKFGPYLPIGPGGARKQVYLVVFLDDATRYVLHAEFYPTLDQAIVEDCFRQAIQKYGAPDSVYFDNGKQYRTRWMARTCSKLGIRLLYTKPYAAESKGKVEKFNRTVDSFLSEIALDKPQTLEELNQKFSVWLSECYQNKPHAALSTDNQSISPETAYRSDRKALRFVEPEVLANAFLHAETRKVDKSGCISFMDRKYEVGLSFIGCTVDVIYDPADISEVTIEYEGYEPWKARPMVIGERAGKRPKLPEHLGPQPADASRLLGAAQKQHEQRQHRQARAISYTSAWNEVKGDV from the coding sequence ATGAAAGATTCGAGGAAGGCGGAGGAAATCGCCGCAAATCGGGTGCAGATGCTGTCTCGGCTGCTTGCAGATGGCCTGGATGCAGGCCGTGCGCGACAGATCAGGGCTGAGATCTGCGCACAAACGGGTCTCTCAGAACGAACCATTCGTCGGTATCTGGCCCAGTACCGCAAGGAAGGTTTCGAGGGCCTCAAGCCAAAAGCCAAAGTGTATCAAAGACCAGACGCCATCCCGGAGTCGCTTCTGGAACAGGCCATCTTGCTGCGACGGGAGGTTCCCACGCGCAGCATCTCCCAAATCATTCAGATCCTTGAGTGGGAGGGGTATGCAAAGCCGGGCCAGATCAAGCGCAGCACCCTGCAGGAGAAGTTGGCAGAGCGGGGGTATAGCTCCCGTCAGATGCGGATGTACGCCGCAACCGGTACAGCCGCCCGCCGGTTTCAGCGTCGGCATCGAAATGAATTGTGGCAGTCGGACATCAAGTTCGGCCCGTATCTGCCCATCGGGCCTGGCGGCGCAAGGAAACAGGTCTACCTCGTCGTGTTCCTGGACGACGCCACGCGGTACGTACTCCATGCCGAGTTCTACCCCACCCTCGACCAGGCCATCGTGGAAGATTGTTTTCGCCAAGCCATCCAGAAATACGGCGCCCCGGATTCTGTGTACTTCGACAACGGAAAACAGTACCGAACCCGTTGGATGGCCCGGACCTGTTCCAAGCTTGGGATACGGCTCCTCTACACCAAGCCGTACGCTGCCGAGAGTAAGGGCAAGGTAGAGAAATTCAATCGGACGGTCGATTCATTTCTCAGCGAGATTGCCCTGGACAAACCGCAGACACTGGAAGAACTGAATCAGAAGTTCTCCGTATGGCTGTCGGAATGCTACCAGAACAAGCCGCACGCCGCGCTTTCCACAGACAATCAGTCCATAAGCCCAGAGACGGCGTACCGTAGTGACCGTAAGGCGCTGCGATTTGTCGAGCCGGAGGTCCTCGCCAATGCGTTCCTGCATGCCGAGACGCGCAAAGTGGACAAATCCGGGTGCATCAGTTTCATGGACCGGAAGTATGAGGTGGGGTTGTCGTTCATCGGTTGCACGGTGGACGTCATTTACGATCCGGCAGACATCAGCGAGGTGACCATCGAGTACGAGGGATATGAACCGTGGAAAGCTCGCCCCATGGTCATCGGTGAGCGGGCTGGCAAACGACCCAAGTTGCCGGAACACTTGGGGCCCCAACCAGCAGACGCCTCCAGGCTGCTGGGCGCTGCGCAAAAACAGCATGAGCAACGTCAACACAGACAGGCACGGGCCATCTCCTACACCTCCGCGTGGAACGAGGTGAAGGGAGATGTTTGA
- a CDS encoding ExeA family protein: protein MFESFYEFRHTPFARNIPAGELYTSPSLEDTLGRLSYAAQRQLFCVVTGDCGTGKTTTIRRFAETLDSAKYQVLYLSDSKLTPRHFYKGLLEQLGCESKFYRGDAKRQLHREIELMRGIHHVQPVCVVDEAHLLDREMLEEVRFLLNFRMDAQSPMALILVGQSELWERLNLQAYAAIRQRIDIQCKLPYYDRAEVGEYIRRHLAYAGAEHDIFSDKAIDEVYRFSSGAARMINKVCTHCLMYGAQTKHRIIDDHIVNLVIQGELT from the coding sequence ATGTTTGAGTCATTCTACGAGTTTAGGCACACCCCGTTCGCCAGAAACATTCCGGCCGGAGAGCTCTACACATCGCCATCGTTGGAGGACACGCTGGGGCGGCTTTCCTACGCGGCGCAGCGGCAACTGTTCTGTGTCGTCACCGGGGACTGCGGAACGGGAAAGACCACGACCATTCGCCGTTTTGCGGAGACACTGGATAGTGCCAAGTACCAGGTCCTCTACCTGTCAGACTCGAAACTCACGCCTCGCCACTTCTACAAAGGACTGTTAGAGCAGCTCGGGTGTGAGTCCAAGTTCTACCGCGGCGACGCAAAGCGACAATTGCATCGCGAGATAGAACTCATGCGCGGCATTCACCACGTGCAGCCCGTTTGCGTCGTAGACGAAGCTCATCTTCTCGACCGAGAGATGTTGGAGGAGGTGCGCTTCCTGCTCAACTTCCGCATGGACGCGCAAAGCCCCATGGCGCTCATCCTGGTCGGGCAGAGCGAACTCTGGGAGCGTCTAAACCTCCAGGCGTACGCCGCCATCCGCCAACGAATCGACATACAGTGCAAGCTTCCGTATTACGACCGGGCAGAGGTCGGTGAGTACATCCGACGTCACCTGGCCTATGCCGGGGCCGAGCACGATATTTTCTCGGACAAGGCCATCGATGAGGTTTATCGATTCTCCAGTGGCGCAGCACGCATGATCAACAAGGTGTGCACGCACTGCCTCATGTACGGTGCCCAGACGAAGCACCGGATCATTGATGATCACATCGTGAATCTGGTCATACAGGGGGAGTTGACATGA
- a CDS encoding DUF5348 domain-containing protein, whose amino-acid sequence MTRRTAKRGTLRYDRQSDRFSVQCGDDSVSLHCGEVIGLRIGRQFVWGRLEMDMAGSWCIIFPGSTDGKSTVLTLRKAATYDAKIYV is encoded by the coding sequence ATGACCAGGCGAACTGCAAAGCGCGGCACCCTGCGTTACGACAGACAGTCGGACCGGTTCTCGGTTCAGTGTGGGGACGACTCCGTGTCTTTGCACTGTGGAGAAGTGATTGGTTTGCGAATAGGCAGGCAGTTTGTATGGGGACGGCTGGAGATGGACATGGCGGGCAGTTGGTGCATCATCTTTCCCGGGTCGACGGATGGCAAATCAACGGTGCTCACGTTAAGAAAAGCGGCAACCTACGACGCCAAGATCTATGTGTAA